Genomic segment of Chiroxiphia lanceolata isolate bChiLan1 chromosome 18, bChiLan1.pri, whole genome shotgun sequence:
CTGAGGGAGATGCTGGCAAACCACCAAAAGCATAACCCTGCCCAAATGTTCTTGGGTTAAACCCATCCTGCTGGCAAAATGCTGGGAGTGCtggagagcccctggcagggatggggagcctTGTGAACTGGGAACTGCTTTGGCACATCCCAGGAAAGGATGGAGCTGCCCCAGAGAAGGTTTGTGCTACTCTCAGCTCACGTAATGAGTTGTTTAGCTCAGCCCTAAGCAATGCTGAAGAATCAGCATTCAAACTCCCCTGGAGATTTGTGAGGATGGATTCGAAGAATTGCACATGATATAACTCACTTTTACCTTCTTCCCTTAAAAATATCCCTGCAATATTAAGTCCAAAAATCACATTAAGGGAATATGATTTAGGTGGAAAAGATGAACACCTAGAAGTTAGGAAATGGCACATCTCTtgcctccctcctctgcctggaTGCATCACGGAAATGACCTTTCATTCCTGACCACAGatgatattttttctgctgaaatcgTGTCTTGTTCAGGGGAGAGCCTGGATGTAccagagaggctgtgctgcCAAAGGCAGTGAAGAGCAGCACAGTCCCAAAGCTTAATGGATCTGAATGCAGCCTCAGAGGATGTGGGATCAGAGGATGTACCTATACAAGTCAGGGCTGGGTTCAGATGCCTGAACATTGCTGCCTGCTGCCCTTTACATCccacccagctccagctgctggcagagcacaggtctcacagaggagctgtgccaaacctgccagctctcctgctggCCTCTCAGACCCCCAAGAGTGTCTGAAAGGGAATTAGCTCCCTATTTTTAGCCAGCTGGGATTCATCACCAGCACGAGGCGTTTTGGTGTGAGCTGGGACTTGGAGCTCCAGCCCATGGACATGGAGCTGAACTGGTCAGTGGAACCTCAGGAGCAACCCAGTACCCAGGGGCAGCCAGTGACTCCACTGACTGTTTGGCCTGAGAGGGGTGTCTGACACCCCATGGAGATGCAGATGTGCCACAGGACCTGCTTCAGCCCCAgggcttcctgctgcagctcctgaggaTGCTCCGcagagggagctgtgctgggacctgctctgctcctgcctgctgggggTCCCGGAACTGTCACACCGGTGGCTTCCCCCAGGTGTTTGGGTGGTGGAAGAGCATCACtcctgtcctctccttcccacacTAAAGCCACTTCAGCTGCACCATCACGATCCATCCTTGCTCTCCGCagcggagggagggagggaaactCCAGCGTGGGATGAGACTGGTCCGAACTGATTCTCCTTCTTCATTCACCTCTCAATTCACCTTCGTCTTGAAATGCATGGAAGTGCTGCCCTCTTCCCTCTGGCACAGGCACAGTGACAGCACAGCCCCACCTCTGGCCACAGGAcaaagcaggagctgctttgcAGAGCCTCTTCCAGAGCcatgggcagaatttcaaacaATGCCCACTCTGAACAGGGAATTCAGCAGCGATAGTGTGTCCCTACTATAAACAAAGGCAAAATGCTGTGTGCATCAGCAAAAGGCTTTGTGTTGTAAAGTACTCCCTTTATGTCCAAGCAGGAGAGAATTCAAATGATTATTGACCCTCCACTGCAGGAAAGCCACATTATAATATCTCCAAATCAATAGAGACAAGTGCAGAGTAGCAGAGAAAGGCCATGGCACTGGAAAGTgcaaaaaattgcattttgctTTGGCCTCTTCAAAAAGTTTGCAAAGCATCTGTTAGAGGCCCCCGGAGCCTTTTCTTTCTAATTGCCACGTTTGACAatgtggtggcactggggactGGTGGGAAGACAGATAATGGACCCACTTTAATTGCTTCCCAGTTCCATGAGTCATAACACTTGAGAGATGGCAAAGGGGAAGTGCAGCAGTTTGACTGAAGGAGGTTTCTGGCTTTTAAGAAAGCCCTGGAGGAACAAATGCTAAACTCAAAGCCAAAGTCTTGGAGGGACTGAAGGTTCCAGGTACtggattttctttcatgttttgcttttgacagGAACTATGGAGTTAAGTTTTAATCATGCTCTGAAGGAGGGAGGAATGATTTTGGACTAAGAGATGAGGAGATGGATGTCGTGCCAGGAGCCTTTTTCTCAGGGAGGGTTCTGAGGTGGTGGAGGGTCCAGTGTCAGATGGTGGTGGGATCACACTGAGCAATAAATCTCTGGGGGGATTTATCTGGAAGGCTCAGGGAGGATGCTCTCACTGGGTGCTGAGCTTGGCATGTACTTCTGGGAATGGGCACACAGTGGACTCCTGACCTCCCTGCTGCCCGTGACaccagggaatcacagaatcacagattggtttgggttagaagggaccttacagcccatctcattccatgccccgccctgccatgggcagggacaccttccactagaccaggtggttccaagtcctgtccaacctggcatTGAATCTCTCCTGTACTTCTGGCCTAAGGGCAGAGCatgtttttccaggaaaagggAGCCCACAGACAGAGCTGAGCCCAGTGCTCCAGGAACACAAACACTGGTgtctgctgcctgtgccagccaggCTGTGAGTGGATGGGCTCTTTCTGCCCAGGGCCTCTGGGTTCTTTTCCCTCAACCTTTGACCTTTCTGCTGAGGGCAGCCCCCACTGCGACCCCTCAGCATCACAGATCCTCGTTGCCCCCTGGAAGGAGCAGAAGCCCACAACActcacactgctcctgctgttttaagctgtgtctgtctgtgtgatCTCTGCCTGGCCACACTCTGAAGGTCTTcatccttcctctctgctttgtGCCAAGAGCAAGAGGCTGCAGTGTGGTGTacagggcagggcacaggctgtgggcactgccaggaTGTGTCCCAGTATCTCTGGTTTGAAGATGGTTTGCCTGGGTGCTGCTTTCACCTCAACTGGACAAGCCCTGGGACATGGTGGTTGTGAAGGACGGGAGGAGGATGGAAAGCAGGAAgtcaggaaaacacaggaggaACAAGGGAAGGTGAAGATGTCACCAAAAATCAGGAACAAAACTCTCTAAGGCTGTAATTTCAGTATTAGGAAGCAGCATTTCTTTATTCTGGCCTGGGTTTGTAGTGAATCATTCCAGCTCCACACACCACCTATCAAgatttttcacttatttttatatttttagcaaataaagaaattaatggtCATTGGTTCTAAGTTTCCTAATTCTCTTCATTAATTAGTATTCTATCCTCTATTGGTTATTGATTTTTTGCTTCTTGTGCTAATTTGGTCCACATTCTTTAGTCCTCCTATCATCCTTTTCTCAGACAGGGAGTCTCCTCTGTATCTTCTGGTTACTCCAACAAGCCCTTGAAGGACCATAAATTTAAGATCCCAGATGTCCAATCTTCAACTCCCTCAGGCTTTGTTTATTGAAACTTATCAGGGCTAGTTTAACAAACTTAAAGTTTTGGTGATTTAATGATTGAAGTAACAATAAgagcctggggaaaaaaagaaacttaaggAGCTAAACCAACAAATTAAACATTATTTCGGAAAGTTACATAATTCcaacagagagaagagaagaaggtGGAACACCCTGTGCTCAGCTGATGGGTGTTGGGGTGGCCAGTTCCTCTGGACACACTGCAATAGCGTCCCCAGATCAGtactccagctcctgcctctctgccatggcccagctctgtgctggaggcTCAGGAAGGGGATGTTCCACACCAAGCTGTGCtgcccagccagcacagaggCACCTGGGGCTATGCTTCGTGTCCCAAAATAGGTGCCTGTTTCCAGCTGAtgggctccatccctggggcacagggcagtgACACCATTGGCCTGGACGGATCTTGCAGGGCTTGGTCTAAAGAAAGAGATTACCTGAAAATACAGGGGTATATTCCAGCTCGTTCCAGACCCAAACCAGTTCTGCTGGGCCTCAAACCAtcttaaaactgttttaaggTAGCAACCTTCCTGTCTGTGCTCATCCCTGTCCTGAAATGGTCACTTGGCTCCTGGTCAGAAACAGCAAGGTGGTTTGCCTGGAATTGCATGGATCAAAATATCCTTGTGCAAGGTCTGGATGGCTCGTGGCGCTTGGTGGCCACTGTGGCAGGGACACACTGACACAAGGCACAGCTGCTGGTGAACACCAGGGCTGGAGAAGGCcttggaggagcagggaaaagccaTGCCATGGgccctccagcctctgccacGCACACCCCGGTCTGGCTGGGGAGGAAAGGGTCACTGTGGCTTCCCATGGCTGTCACTCCCTTCTGCACTTTCTTCTGGCCCTGCCTGCCCGAGGACCCTGTGACCAGCTGGTGCTGAGCTTTGTCACGGATCAGGACTGAGCTTCACAGTGGGAAACTCACTGGAAAAAGGCTTTGGGGGCTGATTGACAGAACTGTCTGTGGTGGAAGGAGCTAATCCAGGCAGCTCATGAGCACCAGGTCCCTAAAGAATGCACACAGGCTGGTCCTGCCTGTAGTTcatgtccctgtgctgctccactgGCTCCCAACAGTGCCACTGAGTCACTGCAGCCCccgggcagggacagggaaagccatggttcagagcagagcaggatgtgccccttcccttctgcccctctgtgctgggcagaagCCCAGTGTGTATCCAGCTCTGTGCACACCCAGGAGCTGGAACAGGACCTCACcgcccagccctggcagctctgtCCATAGGAAAGGGCTGGTGCTGTGGGCTCAGGGCACAAGGGATGCAGAGCGTGCTGCCAGGATGGGGTGCACAGGGCAGGGTGCTGTTCCCATGTACGGCTCGTTCTCTGCCGGCTGCTCCCTGTTCTCTCCTTCTGCCCCCGGGTATCCATGTATTTATTATGCACTTGCCTCTCCTGCCTGAAGCTGGAATGGGAGTGTTGACTGCGATTCCTCTTGCACAGGAACATGTGTTTGCATTCCCACCTCTGGGCCACATATTCCTAAGGCATGGGGGATCACCCAGGTTGTGGCTGGATTTCCCCAGATGGCCTGTGGGCCCTGGCAGggggagcagcagtggtggcCCAGGCTGAGCGGTGTTTTCTTGGAGTGGGTGGTGTTGCCTAGTGAGGTGAATCCCATTGCTCTGGTGCCACCCCCGCCCCCATCACCTGAAACATGGAACTGAAGAAGGAGGCTCCAGAAAGTCCTACTTCTCTGCCCACAGGTTTTCATTATCAGCTGGATAGGAAATGTGCTGGCCAGAGAGTTGCCAGCGTTGTTTTAATTTCCCAGGAGGCTCCTCTTGATGTGACATGTCTCCAGTAGGGAATTTCAGTTGTCTTGTGTTCCTTTGCTTCATACAATGGGACGTGACATGTCAAAACATGACAAGCCAGCCAGAATGTGTCATAATACTGCACTCAACACACTGCCTTCCAGGGTTGCTCAGCAGCTAATATTATCAGCCTCAAATTATCTCTGCATGCTGAgctgttctttttctcccatGTGGACTATGAGATATAGGAGTCTGCTGCCTATATTGGACTGTTGGATCACAACAGATTTATCAGCCACACACAGTGAATCATTTTGACTAGACTGAAACCCAAACCTGGGATCCCGTTATTGCAGAAAAGTGACTTTCCTGCCTTGGCTTTTCTGATTGTTGTTGGCTCAGTAAATAGTTTGGTGAGATTTCCGTGTAATTTAATCCCTTATCGCTGGTGTTGGAGGTGCTGTTGCTGCAGAGGTGGTGTGATTTCAGTAGCCACATGACTGCCATGCAGGCTCTGAGGGAGGAGAGCCGGTGGGGCTGGATGTGACTGTGCTCCCTCCAGTGTTCCCACCTTATCCCGCTCGGCAGCGTCGTGCTTTCCTGCCCGGCTTTTTGAACTCTGTTATTTTACCTTACACTGTAATGAGGCATCAATGTGCCTGaataatattttcagtctttcaagGAAGGAAAACCCCTCCCACAACAGCGAGGAGGCAAAGCCGCTGTTGCCCGTGGGCTGGAGATcccaggggatggggagggatgtATCTTCTTGCCAGAGGtgctgggatgagctgggaaGGAGACACACATGTCTCTGCTCACATGTGGGATTTCCCAAATGGAGCCCGTTGGTTTTAGCTCCCGTGGTTTGGAGGAAGGGCTAATTGCTTGTAAAGCACTTGCTGCTAATTGCTGGTAAAGCGCTGCTGGAActgcctcccttccccaccaCGGGTACAAACTGCAGCTCTCTCGCCAGGTTTCTCAGCTGTAGGTTCCCACTGACTCTCCCTCCCAGGTCCCTTTGCAGAAGATGATGCTCtacccatcccttcccttcctccaggCTCTTTCCCAGCATCCCAGCTGGGGGTCGGGAATTTGGTGAACCAAAATGCTCCCTTGTGATTCCAGGAtagcccagctcctggggaacAGGTGGGGCATCATTATGGAAAAATGTTCCTCTCAGGGGCTTTTCAGCCCTGGTGGGCTGCCTGCGTGCCTGGACACATGGAATCTACTCCTGCCTTGCAAACTTTGTAGAATCCCTGAATCCTTTGTGGAATCTCTGAATCAAGCCTTGCACGTGATTTCCTCCTACAACAGCATCACCTTCTGTGGAAAAACATGctgtttcctcctcttccttgctGGCTGCACagattcaaaggaaaaaaaaaaaaaaagggagagaaaggaagggaagcaaGAACATGTGGCTTAAAGTTTTGcccaagagaaggaaaggatgCTCTTGGCTCTGAGACATCTGAAGGCAGGTCTGACCTGAAAGTTATTCTGGGAATCTCTCACAGTTATTTCTTCCAGGAAGACCAAATCAGTCCAAAATTATTTGGGGAAAGTCACAATTAGGTTTCGAGAGCAATGTGGGGACACCTGCTTGTTTCAGAGAGTGGTTCAATGATCCTGAAAAGCAAGGAGttggtggcactgctgggatggcactcagagctgcctgggaCACCCCTGTGGGTGCAGGTGAACTGGTCTAAGTGTGCCCATGGCAAAGAGAAATGGCCCCCAGCAGGCAGTGCCTTTGCTCCCAGGTGAGATCTGTGGAACGAGGCTTGTGTCGGATGCGCATCCAGGACCCAAAtccatgatgatgatgaaccTTCTTTTTCCCCACGGCTGTCAGAGGCCTCCCGAGTGTGTAAGGCCGAGAAGGTGTTCAGACTTCATCTCTACAAGTGTATATTGATTTAAATTATTGAGTTGAGTGGTGGAACATTGTAATTATGCATTTTAATTGCTGGGTCCCCTGGTATATGTTGTTTGTGGTTGGTGGTGACACACTCACAGGGGTGATTTCAGGTTCCTCTATTATCTGCAGAGAGAAGCTCTCCCATGACCCTGCCTAATTTACATactatttttttatcctttagGAAGCAAACTGCTGATTTTGGTGCTTTGCTTGAACATCCAGTCAGAAGTGGAGTCTTGCCCCGGGGCCTGTGTATGCTACAGCGAACCCAAGATTACAATAAGTTGTCAGCAGCAGGGACTGACAGCAATCCCCACGGAGATCCCCATCCAGAGCCAGCGCATCTTCTTGCACAACAACAGGATAACCCTCGTGAGGTCCACCAGCTTCACCTCCTGCCGCAACATGACCATCCTTTGGATCCACTCCAACAACATCAGCCTCATTGAGCCTGGAGCCTTCTATGGGCTCAACAAACTGGAGGAGCTGGATCTCAGCGACAACACGAACCTGAAATCCATCAACCCCGTCACCTTCCGGGGGCTTGTTCACCTCCACACCTTACACCTGGATCGCTGTGGGCTCCTGGAGCTCTCCACGGGGCTTTTTCGAGGGCTGTTCTCCTTGCAATATCTCTACCTTCAGGATAATAATCTTCAGACCCTGCTGGACGACACCTTCATAGATCTGGCAAACCTCACCTACCTGTTTTTGCACGGGAACAAAATCAAGAGCTTGTCGGAGAACGTCTTTCGGGGGCTTATCAACCTCGACCGGCTGCTCCTGCACCAGAACAGGGTCAGCCTGGTCCACCGGCGGGCCTTCCATGACCTCGGGAAGGTGATGACCTTGTACCTGTTCAACAACAACCTGACGGTGCTCACGGGGGACACCATGGCCCCCCTGGTGTCCCTGCAGTACCTGCGCCTCAACAGCAACCAGTGGATCTGTGACTGCCAGGCCCGCTCCCTCTGGAATTGGTTTAAGCAGTTTAAAGGATCCTCCTCGGAGCTGGAGTGCCACCTCCCCCCTCGCTTGGCAGGGAGAGACCTCAAAAGGCTGCAGAGCTCCGACCTGGAAGGGTGTGTTGACTCCTTCAACCAGATACGAACAAGTGTCTTTAGCACTAAAACCAGATTGGGGAAACTCCCAACTGGGATCCCCCCTCTCGGTTCCCACGATGGCTCCTCCAAGTGCTGCCAGCCAGAAACAGATAAGTCTTTTATTTATGAAGCAAAAGGCAAGGCAGGGCCTTCTTCCCACAGCAGCCGCTCGTCCAACAACCACCTCAAGGAAAAGGAGAACATGTCCAAACCCAAGTACATGGAGACGGACCCTTCGAAAAATGGCAGCAACAAGCAGATAAATGATTCCCCCTTTGGGACCTTCCCCAGCATTGTAGACCCTCCTTTGACCAAGTTGAGGCCAGAATTTCTAGAGCCTATTGAACCTTCCACAGTTCCAACCAAAAAGAGGCAGGGCTGCTCTAAAAAGAACAGATCAAAGGCCCAGTGCCGCCTCACCCAGCAAGGGAACAGCTCCACGTTACAGCTCAGCCTCAGCCTCAGCCTTTTGATTCCCCCCTTGGTGTGGAGCTTACTGTTATTCTGCTAAAATTAACTCTTTTCCTGGGTTGATGACACTTTAATACTAGACTTTTGCTGACCTCCATAAATGttgcaaacaaaagcaaaactacCATCCACCCCGAGAAAGCTTTGTTACACAAAAGTTAACTGGAtgcctttattaaaaaaacagacaaacaaaaaaacccacaaaacaaaaaagacaaacaccGAGATGTACATAATTTATTTGTCCTGAAACCTGTGAATTATACCTTTGGTCTTCGGAACTGCACTTGCCCACAAAGCAGCTTTTGCTACAGCAGATGGTAAAGAAATATGGtttatttacaggaaaaaaaaagtgtaagaaatGCTCTGAAAAGAATGTCTAAAATCTGTTTGTAACTCGCCATCACACTGAACAATGTTGCAGGTTCCCATATGCAGAGGTAATGAATTTGATGCTGTTTTAATCCTATGTTTATGAATATTGCAGTTTTTCCGTACTCATTCCATCACACCATGTTTACAGGCAGGATTTGTTAAAGaatgctgccttttccttcacGAGATTGCAGTATATATAgatatgcattttattttacttgtgtACAagtatacaaaaaaaatataaaataaagatttctttttcctaaacGGTCGTTCATCTGcaagaggagaaggaggctaaactgaaaaattcaaagGATGTGGAGTAATCCATGATCTGAAGGCAGGTTGAGCATTTAACATGACAGTAATAAATAAGACATACTGGGCACGGTTATGCAACCTTTAACTGGTGCCAGCAAAGGGGTTTGTTGTGTTTAACATGCCCTGGTAATGctcctgtttctctctgaaCTATCCCAGGCCTGACCTCGTCCATATTTCAGGATGTTCAGATTAGCAGGAATTATTGCCCAGCCCCTCAGGGTTGAGGGCTCCTCGTTGCAGGTGGAGCAACGTTGGAAACAATCCCAAGAAGTCGGGTAGGGCCACTTTTCTTCTCATCTGCACAGATGAGGAGGCTCAACTGTGGTGtaggtccatggtggagcacCCTCAGGTTTGGATTTATGGAATAGGGTCTGTCCCCAAAAACACAGCTCCTGGCCTGGtagctcaggctgtgctggagagctggggtCCATTCCTGGCTGCCCCACCCGCTCCATGGAGTCACTGTGCAAGGGGCTTCACCCTCAGGGTGGCCTTGAGATGCTCAGGAAGTAAACAGTGGTGTCCACCATAAGGTGGGTGTCACCACATGACCCAGGGTGCCACAAAGCACCTGCCTAGACCTGGCTGTGCAGTGCTGGTGCTGTAGACCCCCCCGTGTGCCAGGTTAGGGCAGGGTGTGCAGGGGGCTTGCCAGGAggttgcttttccttctcaaacTGTGGATTTTCTCCTGTGCCCCACTCTTCAGGAGGACTGTTGGGGTTTTGAGATCTGTACATGTGAGACCGGTCTGTCACACAGAGGGGACGTGACTGGGGCAGAAGGCAGCCAGGGCAGTGTCCCAGAGTCCTGGGAACATGCCCTAGAGGGTCACGTGGGGAAGTCAGGCTGAGGGTCTCCAGGCTGCACCATCCACCACCGGGGTTCCCAGCACTGCGACTGGTGCTCAGCTCCACAGAGAAACC
This window contains:
- the RTN4R gene encoding reticulon-4 receptor; amino-acid sequence: MKRAIAEGSKLLILVLCLNIQSEVESCPGACVCYSEPKITISCQQQGLTAIPTEIPIQSQRIFLHNNRITLVRSTSFTSCRNMTILWIHSNNISLIEPGAFYGLNKLEELDLSDNTNLKSINPVTFRGLVHLHTLHLDRCGLLELSTGLFRGLFSLQYLYLQDNNLQTLLDDTFIDLANLTYLFLHGNKIKSLSENVFRGLINLDRLLLHQNRVSLVHRRAFHDLGKVMTLYLFNNNLTVLTGDTMAPLVSLQYLRLNSNQWICDCQARSLWNWFKQFKGSSSELECHLPPRLAGRDLKRLQSSDLEGCVDSFNQIRTSVFSTKTRLGKLPTGIPPLGSHDGSSKCCQPETDKSFIYEAKGKAGPSSHSSRSSNNHLKEKENMSKPKYMETDPSKNGSNKQINDSPFGTFPSIVDPPLTKLRPEFLEPIEPSTVPTKKRQGCSKKNRSKAQCRLTQQGNSSTLQLSLSLSLLIPPLVWSLLLFC